The genome window TGGAGACCCATCCCCTCCTTCCTTCTTGCAAGACAGTGACGCTGGTAAAGCCGTTGCAACCGCTTTAGTTGATGGAAACCGCAGCAAACTTCAACAATTCTCGGACGTTCTCTTTGAAGATGACACAGACAGACGCTGGCATCCTCGTGTCCGGGAACTGCTTGTGATGACGTTGTTGCTACGTTACGACCAATTCTTGGCTGTGCTAAGAAGACACCCGGATGCATACATCTCAGATTCATTCAAGTCTTACCCGCGATTCGATCTTGATAAGTCCTGCAACTACACAACAATCCGAAATCATCTTTTCGTGTGCCGAGTTGAGCGGGCATTAGAAAAAGCAGGTGTGGACAAGTCTATATTTAACGACTGGTGTAAGTGTGCCCGCAGTGCTTTCATTGAACGCAACCTCATTGCAATTCCGGATCTCTCGTTGTATGGTGGAACCAACAAAAGGATAATGTTAGACCCGCGCTTTTTCATTGACCACATGAACAGTATTGCTTCGCTGGCCCAGTCAAATCACCACGTTGTCCAACAGCTACGTCGTCAACTGAACGACATGCAGGAACTCATGACTCATGGTTTGAACCTGAACCATCGGCTCCACGTGGATCAATGTACCTTGTTGACTTCTGTTCGAAGAATGGAGACTCATCTCCTAGGCAACCGTCCGGAAACCGTATCGCCGTCACCTTCCTCTAACGTTACCccgttcactgtcagtatgAAAGGTTTCACCAACCAGAAGTCAATGTCTGATGTCTTTGTGTCCTTTTTCGATGAAGATTACCGCGCCGGTTTCGAATTGGATAAGAAGAGTGAAGCTTGGAAAGAGGATATGGATGCACCTGAGAAGAAACGTTACAAGAATTTGTTTACTAAGATCAAGCGTGCGATCAAAATAGCCTTGATGCATGTAGACGAGTTTCCGTTGATCCCTGATGATCCATCAAAATACAAAGAAGTTCTCCGAAGAACAGCAACTGTAGCAGAAGAGCGTATCCGCAACAGTCTCGATTACGGAGACAAAAAGATCAGCATCTATACGCTGGTGAACCTTCCTGATATCAAAGACCGGGAGAAGACGTTGAAGCTTCCAGACGACACACCAGAGGAAATGCGTAAATTCTTTACTAAAAAATACTTAAAAATCATTACCGCCCTTTGTAGCGAAAATAGTCAGTGATCAATTCCTGGTTACACAATTTAACCCTTAGGTTAGGTGGTCTCCTAGGCTCTCGTCTAACCAGCCGCTGCAAGTCGGGATGAAGCCCAGTAAGGCAATAATAGTCTACGAAAAGAGTGTACTTATTCATGAAGGATTTCAGCAAACTAACGGAAGATAGTTTGGTATTACTCAAGCTGGAACCTCCTTTCAGTATAAGTTTAATCGATTTCTTCTTAACAGTAGATTTATCACCGGAGTTAATCATCATCTAGGATCAATACATTCACTCCATTCTCTACGATGTATTCAATGATTGTCAGTCCATAACCTGGAACAAAATGCCGGTCACCTATGACAATACCCATTCCGCGATCTTCACAAACCGATACAACATGCCCAGTATCTTTGACGTCATACTCGTGCATCTCTTCGCAGTAAGGACACTTCACACTAGTTGTACCTTGTTGCCTCAGTGCAATCGGCCTCTCGTAATATTCCTGCAAATACCGCTGCATCTGTTCCAAACTCATGGGGAGGCCTCCCCCAAGAGCAGCTTCATTCGCACATACAACTTTTGAATTGTTCTTCATGGTTTCTTTCCCAAGTTATGATCAAATCAGATGCCAACAGACCCCAACTACAAATGTAAGGCCGTGTCTAACCTCTGCGCCCAACAAGTCAAAGTGTTATCACCGCGGGGTATTTTGCGCGCGTTTCCCCCGAATGAAAATGGACGGGTTGGACAGGAGTGGGAAAACCATTATTACCCCACTCCCGTCCGTCCGTCCATGTTTGGAAACTTTCCGAAAACACGTCAGCATCATTTAAGACCCCAAACATGGACCCAAGCCCTGCCGGCGATTGAGGCCGGCGATTGAGGCTCCCTCATCATATGACATCCTCGCCTTCATTCTCGTCCATCCGTCATCCCTCATCATATGACATCCTCGCCTTCATTCTCGTCCATCCGTCATATACTCATCAATATACGTCATATACTGATCATCCCTCACCAATACGCCATACATATCATCATACACTCATTCATATAACGTCAATATAACGTCGTCATTTACCTATCGTTGTTCATTGTTGTTCATTTCATCATACGCCATATGTCATTCATACGTCATATACGTCATACATCATCCCTCACCAATACGCCATACATATCATCATACACTCATTCATATAACGTCAATATAACGTCGTCATTTACCTATCGTTGTTCATTGTTGTTCATTTCATCATACGCCATATGTCATTCATACGTCATATACGTCATACACTCATTCATATAACGTCAATATAACGTCGTCATATACCTCTCGTTGTTCATTGTTGTTCATTTCAGAATTTAGGTGTCAGAATTGCGAATTTTCTAGCTACACCCATAaaaaaaacaaaaaacaaaGCCTCTTCAAACCTCGAACAGTCTCATTATTTTAAGTTAAAAATTACCCGGCATTTAAACCAAAGTGTGGAATACTGCAAGAAAGACGGTAACTGGACTGAAGTAGGAGAATGTCCTGCTGAGAAACCAACCCAATGCGACTTAGAAGCTTTCAAGCAATCCGTCTGTGTTGAAGGCATATTTGACCATCATGAACTTCAAGAACTTCACAGCACAGTCTGGGCTAATTATCGAGACAAGTTCTGCATAGACTACATTTCCCAGCATCTTCCACGAGATCCCATTCCGACTCATCCCCTCCGTGATTGGCAGTCCAAATTATATCAAAAGCTCATTCTAGCTCCACATCCTCGTGAAATCATATTTGTTGTAGATTCCGTTGGTAACCAAGGGAAGAGTTGGTTCTCAAAATACTACAGATCTCTTCATGAAAAAAACACTCAAATAGTGAAACCATGCAAAGCAGCCAATATGGCTTATATGATCAAGGAAGCGTCAAGAGTATTCTTCTTTGATCTTGTGCGTTCTCGAAAACTCTACCTCCAATACGACTTTGTGGAAGAACTGAAAGATCGTGAAGTCGTGAGCCCTAAGTATCACACTCGTTTGGTTCAGTTGTGCACCACTCCGCATATCATGGTCCTCATGAACCATTACCCTGATATAACCCGCCTGTCACATGACAGATACGTCATTTATAAAATTTGCGATGAGAACCCTAATTTTGACCCCGTTGGTGtttctattgaagaacaaaaagcCGCGGAACTTCGAATGTCGAACCTCCGTGAAGAACAAAACCATCGTGAATATTAGTTAGCCTAAACCTTATCCTTCTGGTGATGATGCTCAAAATCCCTTCCCTCAATTGCATCGACCAGAAGCTTGATAATAAATTTAGGATCTTTGGTAAACGTTTTCGAATTACCTGCCCGAGACAGGTGACCCACCGTCACCAATTGCTTATCAACACAGACCAGACGACCTAGATTAATTGCGTCTCCAAAACTTGAAGGATAACAAATGCAGCATTTTCCTAGCCATCGCCTAATGTGAGGTAGCCCGCAAGGAGACTTTAGACTTACATACCCCTTCAGCATCAAACAGGGTTTATCCCAATTCACGACCTTGGAGATGCATGCAAATCGCGCCACCCTTTCAAACAACCGTATCAGGTATGTAAGCGACTCCTCTCTCGTGCTTTTGGTTTTAGCCCTATCCCCGTGCCGGCTGTAATTAAAGAAGAGACAGAAAACATAACGTTTCGCCGATGTTGTCATTTTACCTTAATTGGCAATCCTCTCTGTTAACACCAATTCTTTCCGGTTTTTATGAGAGACCAAGACTAATATAATCTTTATCTTATTCTAAGGTTCTGGTCCATAGAACGTCCTAACTTTGATTCTGGTACCGCCCTCATTGCCCCGTAGCTTGTAAACCAGTAGCTTAACGACCTGGCTATCGTCATGAAAGACAATACCCTGCATTGCATCTAACGTGAACTTCGCCAAATTGTCAATATCCGGTTTAACTGTCTCGAAAGGATTAGCCCTCCCCGGTTTCAATGCATTAATTCGCTTATTCCCATCGTAGTCGCTGTTAGGCCTTCGAATATAGAAGAACAAATTAACCTCAAGGCATTCACCGCGTGGAAACACAACACCATCTTCAGGCAACAGAGCTTGCAACTTCTTAGAAAACTCCTTCAATTGCCTCGTCGCAGGGTTGAACCAAATTCCACGCCCCAAACGAGGCCTCGGCATAGGGATAGGTTTCCCTTCGATGTAGACGTCAATAGGCCTTCCAGTGTCCCTCGTCAAATCAATTACTGAAGGAGCCATGATAGGTGATAATCCCATTGGATACAACATGTCACATTTGGACCCAACGTTGTTTGGACCCATCCTCATCTCACTCCAAGAACCCCAATGCAGTTTGGATCATTCGCGCCAATTACTGTACCCCGAAATATCTGGATTATGATCGGTTTTTCTGGACGCCTCCGGACACGGGACCGAATGAGGAATGAGTCCCATTACGCAACGCACGTCCCCGCCTGCCGACCCTCGCCCGGTAACATGAGATGCCCACGACCAAGTCACCGGTACCCACATGATGACTCCTTTTCGTTTGGCAACCGGGATAGTTTTTTCTTCAACCCAGTCAAGCTGAAACCGAAAGGCTCCTGCTCGCCAACAATCAATCCAATAAATACAAATCCAAAGCCATTCATCTTGTAAAACGTCCTCATGTTGTAGTCATGACAAATGGTTGGCCTCAAAAGACACCCAATGACGAAGTATCTGCACCTCACCGGGAATGATTTCAAATGGAGTCACGGTTATAAAGCTGACGAAGGCGGAGCGTTTGCACCAGGATTTCACCTCCCAGCATTGACGCCTCAAATGTCACGAAAGAAACCCCGGCAGCTAGACGAAGATAAAGAAAATCTAACAGCCGCTGACAAGTACATTAAGAAAGTGCAAGACGGCGCCGGTAGCCGTAAATTCAAAAATTTCCTAGGTAACAAACCAATGGAACAACACACCCGCAAAACCTAGTCGAAAACGTTTTTTTTTAGGGTTAGctagtttacagttagtgtaGTGTAGTCCTCTCCTCAATTCCTCTTCCGAGCTTAGTACAGCATATGAATCCATAAACCGGTACCTTCTCGACCCTAACTTATCTCTCGGTCCCCGCTCGATGGTTCAGTGTATTCTTTCCCAACGTCCGGCGGTGCTTTAGCATACTTGCGCACGGCCTTGAATGTCAAAAAAATCGAGAGGATACTGGTGATGgccaacaaaaaaagaacGGCAATCGATGCACCATGGTCCAATGACCAAGAGCCATAATCACTATCCTCATCTGCAGCATAGTTGTAACCCACATCACTGACGCAGCTGGACGACAAGTATCGGTCAGTCACAGTGTCAGTATAAGTGATACATTTGGTGTTACCATCACAGCCACGGCCGCTCAATCCGCAGCGGTCCAACCCATTGTGCGTCAATTTACGGTAGGCAACACCAAATTCCTGGGCCAAGAGGTCAGGGTCGGTGGCAAATGCCTCAGCGTGCGGGCGCGTCATTGGATTAGCTTTAAGGAAGAAGTCAGACCTAAGGCGCATCTTCAACAGCTTAACATCGCAAGGGGAATCCGACGTGTTGTAGACACCATCCGCAAAGTTACAACCACGCATAGCCTGGGCTTCGCAATTAAGCGGATCCTCGGACAACTCGGTTTTACAGGTTGAGGGGGGCGTAGTATCTTCCACAACAGCGGGAATGTCACTGGAAAAGGGGTCCTCCATGGACATATAGGATACAGTACCGTTCTTGTAAGTGCATACTTTACGCCAGAGCCAGTCATCCTTGAgcaagtcgacgaagaactCAGGCACTCCTGTCTCTGGATCGGACCAGGAGAGAGGATCGGTTGTCCATTGTCCTTGATATCCAGAGCACATCCCATGGGCAGAGCCAAAGTTGTGTCCACCCCCAATAACGGCAACCAGTTCGGAGACAGTGAGGTTATACATGGTCACAAAGTGCATCATTGGATCGTTATCAGGCGATGCCATTGATTGGGTATAGGCCAACTTCTCCAGGTCCACACGGCCGCCCTGGACCCGAATGAGGTCCATGCGAGGAAAGCCCATAGAATCAAGCGCGACAACTCCGGCAATAATGACAGCGTCGGCAAGGGAAACAATAGCGGAATTGTTAAGTCGACTGTTGATCTCGTCTGTAGCAGTCTGGATACAACCATtcatgtcgtcgtcgagctCTGCCTGGTTGAAGATCGTTCCTCCATTGGACCCGCCAGAACCGGAACCGTGGTGATAGGACCCACTGGAGTGGAAGGACGTACGGAGAAGGAGTGGAGCGAAACCACGATAACTGTCGTCGGGATTGGAGTCAGCGCCGCTGTTCAGAAGATCATATACTTTCTGAGCAACGTAACAGTAAGcaattttttccttttcctgaAGCGTGACGAACCAGGGAGCGTGAAAGAGCTGACTGAGCTTTCCCTTTTCCTGTATCGAGAGAGTAGCCCACCAAGCTGCTTCTTCCGAAGGCAACAAGACATCGGTTCCTTTGCTCGGGCTCAGAACAGGATCCTGAGCAGACAAGGGCTGAGCCGACAAGGGTACAGCGACCCAAAGTAGGGCAAAAACGAAATGCACGGAAGGGAGAATCATCATTCTGAATTCATCAATTATTGTGAGGTCCATGAGAACAACCTGGCTGCAAACTAaccgtgacagtgagttAACTTGAGTAAGTCGTACTAGAGTACTAGTTTCACGATCTTGAACTTTTACGATTTGGATCTTTTACCATCATCCGGAACGCATAGCATACGTGCGTACACACGTTTCCTTCCGTATAATCAATCGTACCAAATCTCACCGGTTAACACAAACCATGAATAACCCGCACTGTTGGATAAGCAAGAAACCCGAGCGACGTGAAATTCGGCAACCAAGACACTCTCCTGGCAAGATACTTCACATCTACCAAATTAATGCACGTCTAACAAACTAAttctacttacagttagagatCATTTTCTACCATCATCAGGGTTAGGATCAATAGCCTGGTATACATCCGGCAAGCCAGCACCGTTGCAAGCAAGGCGTCCCGCTACTTGCCCAAGTCCCCACATTCTCTCCACGATCGACTCCCGATTCGATTGTTGACAGAGCTGATCTGCTTCCAGTTACTGCGCAACTCCAGTTGCTAGCGTTAAAAACAACCTAATGAGCGAAGGGCTCTTGCGAGAGAGAGTCTCGTCGTGTTGAAACTGTTGCAAACAGATTACTTTTCCCTACCAGTGCtttctgctgctgctacttGCTACTGTTACAGTTGCTCGCTTGTGCGACCGAACACGAGAGTATGCAATTCTCACCAACGCCGCTGGAAGAGCCGCGGTGGGATCGCACGGTGAAAGTCGTCGTCTCTCCCGCCACGGTTACGGTCTCGAGACCTTCTACAGATCGCGCGACGGAACACGACAGCCATGAGGGCAACGGGGACACGCCCATGGATAGGCCGCTAAATCCGATAGTCGGTTGTTTGAGCATGGAAGCCGGAGAACCTACTCAACAAGCAGAACACGCGGGAGTTGGCGAGGAggtgttggaaaagacggcCTATGTGGAGGAAGGAGCATCAGTGCTAGGAGCCGAGACGCTTGTTCCGGATGCTGCCTCTGAAGATGAGCGCGATGTTCCGATGATCACGACAACAATTCCAGCTTACGCAATTCCACCAATATCCGTGCCGAGCAACCAAAAGAACACGGACGTTGATACGAACACGACTGAAGTACCGCCCTTTGCCATGGGAGATCACGTATATCGCTTGACGGGACCGTTTGGATTGTCCCAACATCACGGCATCGTACTGACTGTGGCACGGAACGAAACGTCGCCCCTCGAGTGGATCTTGGAGATTGCTGACTTTGATGCTTTGCTGGGAGCCCAGTCGGATCTTGATCAGAATGAAATGAGACAAACGGATTGTACGTCCACACCGCAACATGCTGGTACGGTTGAAGCAATGTCACAGTCCCCCCACACAGCCGAACTCGAAAATGCCGACGCGGAGAATTTGGAGTCAGTCGATAATCACGAGACGCCCCAAAAAATTGACGTCGCACTCACTTCACAGTACGTTCGAGAGTATCGCACGTCCGATTCCACGGTGACTTGGCACAAGGTACAGTACCACGCACGCTGGCTGCGCCGTCATTTCGGTCGTAGTGGAACGTGTACCGCAGCCGCAGCCGACGCTCCGGGTATGGTTCGAGCCCGGGTggactttcttttgcatcaCCCCGAGGCCTTACCGCCTTATCACATGCTCCAAGCCAATACGGAGTGTGTCGCGGTTTGGTGTCGAACTGGTACATGGGCTACGTTGCAAGCCACGTCTTGGTTAGCCGTGACGGCGGCGGGACAAGCCAAGTCGGCCGCGACGCTAGCAACCGTCGCCGCGTCCACCACCGTCACCGTTCCTGCGGCCGGACTCTGGGGTTGGATGGGCTACACCTCCCAGGCTAGTTTGGCCGTCACCCAACCGCACCTTCTACCGGCCATTGCCGCCTACGGAGCCGTGACGGTGGGACTCCCGCTGTTGTTTCtccaaaaggccaagcaaaaatggaaagacgtcACGGTTCAACTCAATACGGCCTTTTGGGACTGGGCTCAGTCGTCGGAGGACTTTGTCGAATCTCTGCTGCAGTGGAGCAGCCAACACGATCCTGTGGTTCTTGTCGACTAAAGAAGACAGGATCAATGATGGCAATTGAAAATTCATGTTGAGACCGTAACGTCGGAAGGTTAGTCATGGACGTTTTGAGGTGCATCTGAAGTCCTCCCGTTGTTgtctttgctgttgcttttgATGAACTAGTCTTGGTCATGCTGAAGAGTTACGGCAGTACGGCTCAAACTGACAGCGTTAAATTACTTGAAGAGCACTAACACCCAATCATTCACTCAAAGCTATTTGTCATTGAAGTAATGGCAATGCGATCGATTGTCGGAGTAGCTTGGATGACTAATGTCCGTGACTCCTCGTGAGCAACAGGATGAGGGCACTATCTATCGAGGTATCGCTCACGAGCTTCAGCAACTCACAAAATAATATTACATACGTCCAGATTGACATTGATGATGCCGATACCTTAGCAATGGACGTTGGACATCTACAATGTCCTCTTCAAAACCAGTAATTGACACTAATAGATGTACTCAAGGCACGAACATAATGCCATGTACGAGCGGGAATGAACAAGGCGTCGCCTGGTAGGAGCAGCACTTCTGTGTACTCGGCGTCCCGAGCCTTGCCGTGCACTGCCCAGTCTTCGCGCTCACAGTCCACGTCACTCATGTTGCCTTGCAACCCGTATGTCCCCGATGTGCTCACGTATAGATTGGGCGTTGCGTCGCGAGGATAGAGGCGCACATACTTCGCTCCCACCAGTTGCACAAACAGATTGTCGTACGAATCAAAATGTAACGGTGTACGGGTACCGCCCGTGCCCATCCACACGTAGGTGTGGGTTGGTCCATCCGCACCACACAGAGTTGGCGGGGTACCCAGATCTCCTTGCAAGGTAGGTATTTGGTCCAGTACGGCGTGTTGGGCCAAATACGCAACGTGTGAGGTGTCCAGAGATGCGTCCAGACTCCAAACTTGACGTCCAGCACTCTCTACTAAGTATGACTGTACAAAGTCACGTATAGTCATCATGTTCTCTTTCATTCCGACTGTACTCATCATTGACCCTAGCTCAATAGGTATTATGCGGTGCCCGTGGTGCTCGACAAAGTAGCAAAAGTCGCGCCATTTCGAAACTGCGGGGTAATGGGACGCCATTCCAGGTACAACAAAAGGTTTCGACCGGGACGTATAGAGGGACACTAAGTGGTCGTTGGACACAGTGTAGTCCAAAGATTCTACGGGGTATTGAATTGCTTTAGAGAGTCCTTTCGTGTGCAACAAAGCCGTCAATACTGATAGCCGATAGGTCCGGCACTCGGCACTCCAACGCCGGAGGGTACGGTGCCGAGGCCATTTCTGCCGCGTGCGTTTCCACGTAACCAAAAAATTCGGCTAATCGATCGTCCTTGCGAGACAATCCCAGGACCATGCCTTTATCGAGTACGCGCATAGCGTGCAGAAAGTAACAAACATGGGTCAAGCCAACTGTAGCTGCCAGGACGGCGCACCAGTACGCCTCGCGGTAGTTCGTGTTTGGCCACGCCGAGTTTGTTTGGAGTAAGGAAAACAAACAGTCTTCCAATTCAGTTCCCACGATACGGCACATGCAGTAATCGCGGTCGCCCAAGGCTACGACACATTGGCGTAACAGGTTTGGCAAGGGTGTATCGTCCGGCAACGAGATGGAACGAGCCGTTTGTATCACAAAGGCGGATACCAAGGCCGAGATTGAAAGGGGAATAGAACCAAACGTGGAATGGTTGGCGGCTGAATCTAAACGCTCCAAGCGTCGTTGGAGGGCAACCTCTCCATTGCTTGGTTGATTGTATTCCTCATCCGCATCTttttcgtcatcttcgtcatcatccgaGGTCCCGAACAGCTCATCCGGGTCTACTTTATTGGTTTCTGTGGAAGGATGATGCGTTTCGCCCGCCTTTTCACACTGACATTTGGGACATTCACAGACAAAGCCGTAGTTTTCCAATGCCTCTTGTCGTTCCGCCCACGGTACGTTGGCGTCAATGTACGAAATGGTCAATTCCTCTCCGGCTTGAATGTCCCGGAGGGCCACACAGTAGGCGACCAGCGGATGCAGGGCTCCCCAACCGGTGCGTTTGTAGAGAACAATAACGTTCGGGTCACAGGAATGGTTCATTTTGCAGGTTGTCGCGTACATGGCTGTCCCGTCCAGTGGTGGGAATATGTAATCCAGGTCGTCTCCGGTCGTATCCCGCTCTTCCAAGGATTGGTCGGCCTGGTCACGGACCGctccgtcttcgtcgagaaaGAGTCCCGCCAAAAAGGTGGCAATTTCGTCGACTGAATAATCCCACTCGCCATCGTCCGACGGTATCGACGAGTGGGATCCGGTGGTGTCGTGGACCTTTTCTACACTGTCgtggtcgtcatggtcaTCATCAGTGTCGTCATCACTGTTTGAGTCGTTTCCAATGAACCCGGCTTGTACCAGACACTGTACAATATCGTCGTGACAGTCTCGACGGACTCGGTCACGAAAGATATCCCGCGCGAGGACGTGACGTTGGCGAATGCCCATGGCGTTTTGTTCGCAGGCGCCGATTCGTCGGGCCACGTCGAGTGCCGTCAGTGGCGGGATGGGCGTCTCGGCCAAGGCCGCGTTCAAACACCCGGCCGCGTCATCGCAAAGGCGACGGAGGGTGACGGCGTCATTGGTAAAGTTCCCGGGCTGCTCCGACGCGGAAATCACGTCCCACCAGGGTGTCATGCAAAAGTCGAGGTAGCGCGACGATGCGGTAGGAttggtggtagtagtagtagtagtacgGGATTGTACGGGTACGGATTCCGTCGTGTCGGGTAGTGTCCGAGTGCGCGTGACGTCCAGATGCTGTGCGACCCACCAGGTGGCCACCAAGAGTAGAATTTCGTTGGTTTGAACCGCCAAGGTTTTGAATTGCACCAGGGGATGATCCGGTGCGCAGTGTCCGGTACAGAGATACCGATGATGAGCCGCCCAGACATCTCGTTCGCAGTCTGCGGAGCAGTACACGAATCCACAATTTCGTCGACACGGAACGGTCCGGTATTCTTCGGaatggtcgtcgtcgtcgtcatcgtccagtGTAGAAGACGCGGACGACGGCGTGGGACTCCGCGACCAGCGGTGTTGGAGTGCACGGACGGGTCCTCCGAGAAAGGCGTGACACGCCGCACAGGTCCAAGCGTCCGGTCGGTTTTCGAGAGATGGTAGTGCGAGTAAGGGGCGTTCGATCCAAAGCAAACGCCCCCGGGGTTGTGCTTTCGTCGCCACGAGGTGACGACCCCGCGTCGGTGACTCCGCCCGCACGTGACTGTGGCGGGAGGCCGTACCATCCCACGGTACCGGCATCACGGAGGTTGTGTGCTGTATGCTGGGGGGTTACGAACTGTCGTGACCGTGTGACTCGGATACAGTCTCTGGTCGAGAGTGACTAccttttcgtcgttggttTCGTCGCCGGATGCCCGGAACAATTAGTGTTCGTACCTAGCTTCCTTTATTGGATTTATTGGATGGATTATTCGATGGATTATTCGATGGATTATTCGATGGATCGATGTTGGATCGATTGATTTGTGACAGGAACGGAAGGGATGGAACGGGAACCGGTCAGGCGAATATAGGGTTGGggttgcagcaagaacactCCGTTCCGTTCCTTGACACTGTGACTGGTAGTTGTCGGTGCTCGTCCTCCGCCCGTAGGGGTCCACCGCGCAACCAACACCGTTCCCTTTTCACACTGAACGAACCGACTGACTGACAGACTAGTGGGCTGGACGGATCGGACAGGTTCGTCTTGACATGGCTGGAAATGGATGGTATCCAGTTACCGGTAGTAGTTACCTAACGCGCATCGTCAACTCTCATTGACTGTTGATTGATTGCTTACAGTTATTCCATCTCCTCCCTGCAAGTACGTCTCTTCCTATCGACGCATTCCTACTCATACACACAGTCCCACCACTTTTTGTTACCCGTCGTCATGCCATTGGGTCGATACGGAGTCGTCCTCCTcgcggcggcggcgtcgtCGCACTGGGGCGAGACGTCGGCCTGGGCCCCGTTCGTATCCCACCGGACACGTCCCCACCGCATCACCACTCCCCGTCTCATGTCCACATCTCCCTCGAATGCCGTCAAGCGTTTGCCGGATTCGGCCGTCGAACTCGCCATTCCCGTCCCGGCGGCGGCCACGCAGGCCGCCTACGACAAGGTTTGTCGGGAACTCGCCCGGACGGTGCAGATTCCCGGATTCCGCAAGGGATCCCGGATTCCTCCGCCCGTACTGGAACAAGCCTTGGCCGCCAAGGGGGGACGCAACGCGCTCAAGACGCAAGCGATTAACGAACTCGTCGGGACGCTCGTGGAACCCGCGCTCAAGGACGCCAACCTACAACCCATTGGACAACCCACCTTGCTCGTGCCCGCCGAAGAACTGGCCAACGACTTTGAAGCCGGCAAGAGTGTCACTTTGACGGTCCGGTGCGATGTATGGCCGGATGTGGAATGGAAACGGGATCCGGACCGGGCGGACGATCCCGACGCCAAACCCTATTTGGGTTTGACCGGATCCTACCGCCGCAAACCATTCAATCAGCCGAAACTCGATTTGGCGCTGAACGATTTGCGGGAGCGCTACGCAACCCTCGTACCCATCACCGACGCCGAGTATCGGTTGCAAATGGGTGACGCCTGTACGGTCAATATGGTCGGTTACCTCGCCACTCCCCAAGGCGACAAGGGAGAACCCTTGCCCAACGCCGCCTCGGGAGACCGCGTCGAAGTCATTCTCGGTACGGGACGATACATGGAAGGACTCGTCGAAGGATTAGTCGGAGCCAAAGTAGGCGAAACCAAAGCCGTGCAAGTTAACTTTCCCGAGGTAAACGATCGAGACACAAAACCAAACaacgaggaaaagaaaaacacaTTCCTCGTCCGTTGCAACGTATGGGACAGATGACAAACTCAC of Phaeodactylum tricornutum CCAP 1055/1 PHATR_bd_31x35 genomic scaffold, whole genome shotgun sequence contains these proteins:
- a CDS encoding predicted protein, with translation MSKTIFNGDSNDNESVFYANARDDLNASAANKERQALKHFNHFLKTYCVQIGIQIIEAATIPYHGIPCKASKKAVFEFWDLMTGAFVTYMGNHAKIGCDPEAERIKRGTAAQYCLSVRGYFNNKFRNEDPIPILHNDKQWSKLMTKLRGKYCEANQASGKSAVEGNKSSTRKDREWLATGCIWDGTAETSEFWHLLNTTYHCSGRGSEVSLIKPKDIRAVEVNKCIHQYHILQAEVQRQKDQPLQNIVIYPHCDGILEDYYFSLIYLLVMTGCNKRGGSNQVVVETPGLSLAAVFRTGWANRRCDTLWEYISDSFVLSKQAGKALSKWTHRIGDTIYGGQPPAFDDIGGYHGDPSPPSFLQDSDAGKAVATALVDGNRSKLQQFSDVLFEDDTDRRWHPRVRELLVMTLLLRYDQFLAVLRRHPDAYISDSFKSYPRFDLDKSCNYTTIRNHLFVCRVERALEKAGVDKSIFNDWCKCARSAFIERNLIAIPDLSLYGGTNKRIMLDPRFFIDHMNSIASLAQSNHHVVQQLRRQLNDMQELMTHGLNLNHRLHVDQCTLLTSVRRMETHLLGNRPETVSPSPSSNVTPFTVSMKGFTNQKSMSDVFVSFFDEDYRAGFELDKKSEAWKEDMDAPEKKRYKNLFTKIKRAIKIALMHVDEFPLIPDDPSKYKEVLRRTATVAEERIRNSLDYGDKKISIYTLVNLPDIKDREKTLKLPDDTPEEMRKFFTKKYLKIITALCSENSQ
- a CDS encoding predicted protein; this translates as MAPSVIDLTRDTGRPIDVYIEGKPIPMPRPRLGRGIWFNPATRQLKEFSKKLQALLPEDGVVFPRGECLEVNLFFYIRRPNSDYDGNKRINALKPGRANPFETVKPDIDNLAKFTLDAMQGIVFHDDSQVVKLLVYKLRGNEGGTRIKVRTFYGPEP
- a CDS encoding peroxidase domain-containing protein (Hypothetical protein with possible peroxidase-like domain; lots of EST support), whose product is MDLTIIDEFRMMILPSVHFVFALLWVAVPLSAQPLSAQDPVLSPSKGTDVLLPSEEAAWWATLSIQEKGKLSQLFHAPWFVTLQEKEKIAYCYVAQKVYDLLNSGADSNPDDSYRGFAPLLLRTSFHSSGSYHHGSGSGGSNGGTIFNQAELDDDMNGCIQTATDEINSRLNNSAIVSLADAVIIAGVVALDSMGFPRMDLIRVQGGRVDLEKLAYTQSMASPDNDPMMHFVTMYNLTVSELVAVIGGGHNFGSAHGMCSGYQGQWTTDPLSWSDPETGVPEFFVDLLKDDWLWRKVCTYKNGTVSYMSMEDPFSSDIPAVVEDTTPPSTCKTELSEDPLNCEAQAMRGCNFADGVYNTSDSPCDVKLLKMRLRSDFFLKANPMTRPHAEAFATDPDLLAQEFGVAYRKLTHNGLDRCGLSGRGCDGNTKCITYTDTVTDRYLSSSCVSDVGYNYAADEDSDYGSWSLDHGASIAVLFLLAITSILSIFLTFKAVRKYAKAPPDVGKEYTEPSSGDREIS
- a CDS encoding predicted protein: MDRPLNPIVGCLSMEAGEPTQQAEHAGVGEEVLEKTAYVEEGASVLGAETLVPDAASEDERDVPMITTTIPAYAIPPISVPSNQKNTDVDTNTTEVPPFAMGDHVYRLTGPFGLSQHHGIVLTVARNETSPLEWILEIADFDALLGAQSDLDQNEMRQTDCTSTPQHAGTVEAMSQSPHTAELENADAENLESVDNHETPQKIDVALTSQYVREYRTSDSTVTWHKVQYHARWLRRHFGRSGTCTAAAADAPGMVRARVDFLLHHPEALPPYHMLQANTECVAVWCRTGTWATLQATSWLAVTAAGQAKSAATLATVAASTTVTVPAAGLWGWMGYTSQASLAVTQPHLLPAIAAYGAVTVGLPLLFLQKAKQKWKDVTVQLNTAFWDWAQSSEDFVESLLQWSSQHDPVVLVD